GGATCACCTTCGGACCTGCTTCCGACGACATATGGACTAACAAGCTCGGCACTCACGGCAGCGTATACGAGGCTTACATTATCCAGGAACTCCCCGAGATTCCCATTGCAATGCTCGGCAAGGCATATCTGAGGCTCGGCTATCAGTACTACAATTTCAACTACACCGGAAGCAATAGCTGGGTTGGTGAACCAAAGAAGATTGAAGATCTTACGGCAGCGTCAACTGAGTTCCTCGCACCTATGAAGAAGGCTCAGGATATTTACTTTACCTTTGACGTGAGGTTCTGACAATAGCATAATAAACTAAAAAGGGGCTCTGAAAAGAGCCCCTTTTTTTATCTTCCCGACCGGGAAGATCATCATTATCCTCAGCAGGGAATATAGTTCACTGTATAGCCGTGTCTCCCAAAGGCCCGCTTGAGACTCTTTTTCTCCTCCGGCGTGAGAAAGGTATAGAGAGAGACAATCTTTTCCTTGCTTGCCCTGTCTGAACAGACGTACTCGTAAAATTGGGACTTCACATTCGCAGGGATTTTTGCATCCCGTAAAATCTTTTTAAAGTCACTGGTCTTGCAGAGCATATTTTGTAGCGATTTACTCTCCCTCCCGAAATAGTAACCCCGGTCGCCCTTCGTGATGACAAAGGTTGTAGGCTTACATGCAGAAAGCACAAAACCAAGGGCCAGCAAGGTCATAAGCGCCTTCTTCATCTTCCGTCACCTCCCTTTAAAAGAAGTTCCACCTTCCCTCTGAATGTATCGGAAAGAAAATCGATCTTTCCCTTTGCCTCTTCCCGGAGGAACCCCTCCTGATCAACCAGATAGGTAGCAGGGAGCCCCTGGATAGTGTACTTTCCGACAAAAACCTCTCCTTTTTGATCAAGGAGGACCGGATAGTCAACGGGGTGTTTTTTAAGAAAGGACTTCACCTTCTCCCCGGTACGGTCTACGGAAATACCGAGTACAACAAGACCCCTGTCACGAAACTGCCCGTACAGACGGTTAAGCGAAGGCATCTCCTCGACACAGGCCGCACACCACGTGGCCCAGAAGTTAACTATAACCACCTTCCCCTTAAAATCCGAAAGCCTGTACACCCGGCCGTCAATACCCGGTAATGAAAAATCCTGAATCTTCCCCGCATGCGCGGCATAAGCGATTTGGGCGGTACCGAGGAAAATAATAAGTAAGATGACATGTAAATGTAGGATCTTCATAAAAGTTTAATAGTTTATAATTTATTAATATATTAACATTATAGCACAACCGTGCCCTCCCGGGTAAACATATCTTTGGGATATGAAGAGTTTTGTTTATCCCTTTTTGACCTGCTTCCAGTAACACTCGGCAGGACACTTTTCAGTAAAGTGTGTGCATGGTTCGGGATGGATAATTACCTTGCAGCCAGGCAGCCTCCTGGAGAGAGCAGCTTCTATGATGTCCATGGTCCGGTGGGTATCCTCGATCCTCTCATCCCTGCAAACCGTCAAATGAAGGTCTATGTGCCGTTCGCTCCCGGCCTTTCTTGTCCGCAACTCATGATAGGCCTTGATTTGGGCACCTAACGAATCAAGGGTCTCTTTAATTACATTCAGCTCATTCTCCGGAAGAGAGATATCCAGGAGACCGCTTGCTGATCTCCTGGCGATGGAGAAGGCCTCCGACATGATCAGTATCGAAACAACGAATGCAAGGATGGTATCTATAAAATAGATGCCTGTTAAGGTCACGAGGATGAGGCCAAGAAGAACCGCCAGGTTACTGTAAACATCCATCCTCTGGTTCTTTGCCCCTGCCTCGAGGGCAATGGAGTCGGTCTTCAGCGCCACCCTGTGAAGGACGGATGATACGGAAAATTTCACTGTTGCTGAAACCGCCATTACAGAAATGCCTAATAGCGGAACCGACAGGGGCTCTCCGGAAATTGCCCTCTTTACCCCCTCATACATAATAAAGAAGGCACCGAGGACGATAATAATGGACTCCACGAGACCGCTCATGTTCTCAAACTTCCCGTGGCCATAGGGGTGGTCGGGGTCAGCGGGTTTTTCGGCCTTCCTGACACTGAGAAAGGCCATCACAGAGGCAACTATATCGGTTGCGCTGTTTAATGCCTCTGAAAGGACACTGACACTTCCCGTTATCAGCCCGGCAGTTCCCTTCAGAAGCACAAGTGCCGTGTTTGATATTATGGACAGTAAAGCGGCGTTAGTCTTTTTCATCTTCCTGTAGGAGAAAGGTCCTGTTTTATCGTGATTTCGGGGGCTGCTTTTTAAGCCTGCGGGGAACCCTCACTCCAGAACATCCCTCAGCGCCCTGACAAAGAGGTCATTTTCTTCAGGACTTCCAACGGTCACCCTCAGGGCATTGTCCACTACATCCGTCAGGTCCCTTACAAGGATACCCCTCTTGAGCAATCTCTTCCAGATCCGGGAGGCATCCTCAACCCTGAAAAGGATAAAATTCGCCTCTGAAGGGCTGGGCTTTATTCCTCTTGTCTCACTTAAAAACCCGAAAAGCCTCTCCCGCTCTTTTCGTATCACCTTCACCGTCTCTTCTATATCTTTATAATTTCTGAAGGCCTCTGTGGCCACTGCCTGGGAGAAGGCATTTACATTGAAGGGCAGTCTTACCTTGTTCACCTCATTAATCATTCCCTCCTCTGAAATAAGAAAACCCAC
The window above is part of the bacterium BMS3Abin08 genome. Proteins encoded here:
- the resA_1 gene encoding thiol-disulfide oxidoreductase ResA, producing the protein MKILHLHVILLIIFLGTAQIAYAAHAGKIQDFSLPGIDGRVYRLSDFKGKVVIVNFWATWCAACVEEMPSLNRLYGQFRDRGLVVLGISVDRTGEKVKSFLKKHPVDYPVLLDQKGEVFVGKYTIQGLPATYLVDQEGFLREEAKGKIDFLSDTFRGKVELLLKGGDGR
- the fieF gene encoding ferrous-iron efflux pump FieF; translation: MKKTNAALLSIISNTALVLLKGTAGLITGSVSVLSEALNSATDIVASVMAFLSVRKAEKPADPDHPYGHGKFENMSGLVESIIIVLGAFFIMYEGVKRAISGEPLSVPLLGISVMAVSATVKFSVSSVLHRVALKTDSIALEAGAKNQRMDVYSNLAVLLGLILVTLTGIYFIDTILAFVVSILIMSEAFSIARRSASGLLDISLPENELNVIKETLDSLGAQIKAYHELRTRKAGSERHIDLHLTVCRDERIEDTHRTMDIIEAALSRRLPGCKVIIHPEPCTHFTEKCPAECYWKQVKKG